A genomic stretch from Clavelina lepadiformis chromosome 5, kaClaLepa1.1, whole genome shotgun sequence includes:
- the LOC143459634 gene encoding uncharacterized protein LOC143459634: MSIVAYYNDVDFIVKQALGGATKDLNKMMDKGSEEADPKQLEAEKEHLEAMEEQEAERKEKHRKFEESRERERQRIRNKYGLKRKDELEAEEKAKREEETEGRLTRDKKPSMELQEEEEEESMLGQAEKTFNELQQKVTNATEGCVIS, encoded by the exons ATGTCTATAGTCG CATACTATAATGACGTGGACTTCATCGTGAAACAAGCTCTAGGAG GCGCGACGAAAGACTTGAACAAGATGATGGACAAGGGATCGGAGGAGGCGGATCCCAAGCAACTTGAGGCGGAGAAAGAACATCTGGAAGCGATGGAGGAGCAGGAGGCGGAGAGGAAAGAGAAACACCGGAAATTTGAGGAGAGCAGGGAGAGGGAAAGGCAGCGGATCAGGAATAAG TACGGACTCAAGCGCAAAGACGAGCTGGAAGCGGAGGAGAAGGCGAAGCGAGAGGAGGAGACAGAGGGCAGACTCACCCGCGATAAAAAGCCATCCATGGAACTCCAGgaggaagaagaagaggaaa GCATGCTGGGTCAGGCCGAGAAGACTTTCAACGAACTTCAACAGAAAGTTACCAACGCGACGGAGGGCTGCGTCATCTCTTGA
- the LOC143460892 gene encoding hepatic sodium/bile acid cotransporter-like — translation MNFTNKSSSNFENITTLATWINTSFMTSQKMNLTDDGTPIVDFSNDPLKTALNEATRWLSISILVEVMLGLGCTVEIAELKVHLKKPIGVGIAALIQFILIPLIVFGIAKASNLPKVPAVVALVTTSIPGGTLSNILAYLIKGDMALSMLMTSCSSVLAFAFIPFNLFVYGSQWLPDDTDYRHLIPYQSVLLSLILLMGAVSVGVLVSWKVPKVAKIIVLICQILLVVSVAGLAVLSGLLYRDELLRFLPLELWLMCALLPPVGYALGFLLSTVVRINGNTRRTVAIETMCQNGQLGCAILKVAFPHQLIGSFFVFPLLYSAFQMVEGLLVVAFFKFKDKSPGQSPTDDKKFDLNSDSVRKLRRVSIHVIDRMRQSFARIKSEDRLPVVPGSIDEVSDEQSTSSSKSDVISLECDKVSVDQPAPTLDDVKNSDVTQDKDCFKAQPIKGESN, via the exons ATGAATTTTACCAACAAATCTTCatcaaactttgaaaatataacTACCTTAGCAACATGGATAAACACatcttttatgacgtcacaaaagatgAACTTAACTGATGACGGGACGCCTATTGTTGATTTCTCGAACGATCCTTTAAAGACAGCGTTGAATGAAGCCACTAGATGGCTCTCTATAAGCATACTTGTGGAGGTTATGCTTGGCCTTG GCTGCACAGTTGAAATCGCCGAGTTGAAAGTCCACCTGAAGAAACCAATCGGTGTTGGAATAGCCGCTCTCATCCAATTTATTCTCATTCCACTCATCGTATTCGGAATAGCGAAAGCGTCCAACCTGCCCAAAGTCCCCGCTGTGGTTGCCCTGGTAACGACGAGCATCCCGGGTGGAACGCTCTCGAATATTCTTGCTTACCTCATAAAGGGAGACATGGCTCTCAG TATGCTTATGACGTCTTGTTCGTCCGTCCTGGCGTTCGCTTTTATCCCGTTCAATCTTTTCGTGTACGGCTCCCAATGGCTGCCTGACGACACCGACTATAGACATCTCATACCTTACCAGTCGGTGCTCCTTTCACTCATCCTGCTCATGGGCGCCGTTAGTGTCGGGGTTCTCGTCAGCTGGAAAGTTCCCAAAGTCGCCAAAATAATAGTTCTG ATTTGCCAGATTTTGTTGGTCGTGAGCGTGGCGGGGCTTGCGGTGCTGTCTGGCCTGTTGTACCGGGACGAACTGCTGAGGTTCCTTCCGCTCGAGTTGTGGTTGATGTGCGCTCTACTGCCTCCTGTGGG ATATGCTCTCGGATTTTTATTGTCGACAGTGGTAAGAATTAATGGTAACACTCGCCGCACGGTCGCGATAGAGACAATGTGCCAGAACGGACAGCTCGGATGCGCGATTTTGAAAGTCGCTTTTCCTCATCAGCTGATTGGGAGCTTCTTCGTCTTCCCGCTCCTTTACTCGGCCTTCCAGATGGTCGAGGGCCTTCTCGTTGTCGCCTTCTTCAAGTTCAAGGATAAGAGCCCGGGACAGTCCCCAACAGACGATAAGAAATTTGACCTCAACAGCGACTCCGTGCGGAAGCTGCGCAGGGTTTCCATCCACGTTATAGACCGAATGCGTCAGAGTTTCGCGCGAATCAAAAGTGAGGACAGACTTCCAGTGGTTCCCGGGTCTATCGACGAGGTCTCTGACGAACAATCGACATCGTCATcgaaaagtgacgtcatttcGCTTGAGTGCGATAAAGTTTCGGTAGACCAACCAGCACCAACATTAGATGACGTAAAAAATAGTGATGTCACTCAAGACAAAGATTGTTTCAAGGCGCAACCAATCAAAGGAGAGAGTAATTAG